A portion of the Brevundimonas pondensis genome contains these proteins:
- a CDS encoding aromatic ring-hydroxylating dioxygenase subunit alpha, translating to MNIPVRPPEGANSRAWPADVDAAVPYWVYTDPAIYAEELQKIWYGPHWLYVGLECELAEVGDWKTTTLGEKPCVMVRSGEDEISVVENRCAHKGVKFCQTRTGHSKELICPYHQWSYALNGDLQGVPFRRGVKRQGGMPSDFDPRDHSLNKLRVEVVNGVVWATFSDETPPFREYLGEKFWKHYTRVYDGRKLEVLGYNRQHIPSNWKQMQENIKDPYHAGLLHVFFATFGLFRADQKSAVDIDDEGRHGILISRKGEQEKTEAMADIRNFQGDLVLEDPRVMDVVQEFPGEETVGMITIFPSVILQQQVNSLTTRQIVPKGPNGFDFHWTHWCYADDTPEMRLRRTRQANLFGPAGFVSADDGEVLEMTQQGAAGSPDANMILQMGGREIAPTDHQVTETAVRGMWRYWRKVMGL from the coding sequence GTGAACATCCCCGTACGCCCGCCGGAGGGCGCCAACAGCCGCGCATGGCCGGCCGATGTCGACGCCGCCGTGCCCTACTGGGTCTATACGGACCCCGCGATCTACGCCGAGGAACTGCAGAAGATCTGGTACGGGCCGCACTGGCTCTATGTCGGTCTGGAGTGCGAGCTGGCCGAGGTCGGCGACTGGAAGACGACGACCCTGGGCGAAAAGCCCTGCGTCATGGTCCGCTCGGGCGAGGACGAGATCTCGGTCGTCGAGAACCGCTGCGCCCACAAGGGCGTCAAGTTCTGCCAGACCCGCACCGGCCACTCCAAGGAGCTGATCTGCCCCTATCACCAGTGGTCCTATGCGCTGAACGGCGACCTGCAGGGCGTGCCCTTCCGTCGCGGCGTCAAGCGTCAGGGCGGCATGCCGTCGGACTTCGACCCCAGGGACCACAGCCTGAACAAGCTGCGCGTCGAGGTGGTCAACGGCGTGGTCTGGGCCACCTTCTCGGACGAGACGCCGCCCTTCCGCGAGTACCTCGGCGAAAAGTTCTGGAAGCACTACACTCGCGTCTATGACGGCCGGAAGCTGGAGGTGCTGGGCTACAACCGCCAGCACATTCCGTCGAACTGGAAGCAGATGCAGGAGAACATCAAGGACCCGTATCATGCGGGCCTGCTGCATGTGTTCTTCGCCACCTTCGGCCTGTTCCGCGCCGATCAGAAATCCGCCGTCGATATCGACGACGAGGGCCGCCACGGCATCCTGATCTCGCGCAAGGGCGAGCAGGAAAAGACCGAGGCCATGGCCGATATCCGCAACTTCCAGGGCGACCTGGTGCTGGAGGACCCCCGCGTCATGGACGTGGTGCAGGAGTTCCCGGGCGAAGAGACCGTCGGGATGATCACCATCTTCCCCAGCGTGATCTTGCAGCAGCAGGTCAACAGCCTGACCACGCGCCAGATCGTGCCCAAGGGGCCGAACGGGTTCGACTTCCACTGGACCCACTGGTGCTACGCCGACGACACGCCGGAGATGCGTCTGCGCCGCACGCGTCAGGCCAACCTGTTCGGCCCGGCGGGCTTCGTCTCGGCTGACGACGGCGAGGTTCTGGAAATGACCCAGCAGGGCGCCGCCGGTTCGCCGGACGCCAACATGATCCTGCAGATGGGCGGCCGCGAGATTGCCCCCACCGACCACCAGGTCACCGAGACCGCCGTACGCGGCATGTGGCGCTATTGGCGCAAGGTGATGGGCCTGTGA
- a CDS encoding aromatic-ring-hydroxylating dioxygenase subunit beta: MTIARDEIRDLYDAYYGVLDDVDLHAWPDFFTEDCLYRVIPRENYEAGYTLCTMQAESRGMLKDRVTGLTRTQMYAPRYYRRFPTAPRVVEQGVAQAEEGVRVRHNLLVVQTLVDKQSDIILSAVCHDRIVRDGDRLRFVERVVVFDSEMIPNSLVYPA, encoded by the coding sequence ATGACCATTGCTCGCGACGAGATCCGCGACCTGTACGACGCCTATTACGGCGTGCTGGACGACGTCGATCTGCACGCCTGGCCCGACTTTTTCACCGAGGACTGTCTGTATCGGGTGATCCCGCGTGAGAACTATGAGGCCGGCTACACCCTGTGCACCATGCAGGCCGAGAGCCGCGGGATGCTGAAGGACCGGGTGACCGGCCTGACGCGGACCCAGATGTATGCGCCGCGCTACTACCGCCGCTTCCCCACCGCGCCGCGCGTGGTCGAGCAGGGCGTGGCCCAGGCAGAGGAGGGCGTGCGCGTTCGCCACAACCTGCTGGTGGTGCAGACCCTGGTGGACAAGCAGTCGGACATCATCCTGTCCGCCGTCTGCCACGACCGCATCGTCCGCGACGGCGACCGCCTGCGCTTTGTCGAACGCGTCGTCGTCTTCGATTCCGAAATGATCCCCAACAGTCTGGTGTATCCCGCATGA
- a CDS encoding non-heme iron oxygenase ferredoxin subunit produces MTEAATLSWVATLPPSALEEHGVAKASANGLNVALYVVDGEYFATADLCTHGAASLSDGFLDGELIECPLHQGTFNVKTGAPVDAPCSVAVRSFPVKLQDGLLHVGMEG; encoded by the coding sequence ATGACCGAAGCCGCGACCCTGTCGTGGGTGGCGACTTTGCCGCCCTCGGCCCTCGAAGAACATGGCGTGGCCAAGGCCAGCGCCAACGGCCTGAACGTCGCCCTCTATGTCGTGGACGGCGAGTATTTCGCCACCGCCGACCTGTGCACCCACGGCGCCGCCAGCCTGTCGGACGGCTTCCTGGACGGCGAGCTGATCGAATGCCCGCTGCATCAGGGCACCTTCAACGTGAAGACCGGCGCGCCGGTCGACGCCCCGTGCTCGGTCGCCGTGCGCAGCTTCCCGGTGAAGCTGCAGGACGGCCTGCTGCACGTCGGCATGGAGGGCTGA
- the gtdA gene encoding gentisate 1,2-dioxygenase, whose product MHEVLSNDQQSQLNALYEQMEPEGLYPLWEKLSALVLPKPDSPAKVHKWSYDNARDYLMRAGDLISAKQAERRVLILENPGLPGHSGITPSLYAGLQLILPGEIAPAHRHAQCALRFVMEGGGAYTSVDGEKAVMQPFDLVLTPGGQWHDHGNPTETPMIWLDGLDIPTVRHFDASFAEGYSEDQFPEQAPAGDSLNRYGRNMRPLKGHTADRRPAHQPLFHYPYAEWRPALDAMAESGAEIDPHLGHALEFMNPINGGPIMATISAHVRLLPEGFESKPRRSTDGTIFVVVEGTGEAVIEGETIALKPRDIVVVPSWKSVAFKASSRLVLFGYSDKACQEKLNLYKEENA is encoded by the coding sequence ATGCACGAGGTCCTGTCCAACGACCAGCAGTCCCAGCTGAACGCCCTCTATGAGCAGATGGAGCCGGAAGGCCTCTATCCCCTGTGGGAGAAGCTGTCGGCCCTGGTCCTGCCCAAGCCGGACTCGCCGGCCAAGGTCCACAAGTGGTCCTATGACAACGCCCGCGACTACCTGATGCGGGCGGGCGACCTGATCAGCGCCAAGCAGGCCGAGCGCCGGGTGCTGATCCTGGAAAATCCCGGCCTGCCGGGTCATTCGGGCATCACGCCCAGCCTCTACGCCGGTCTGCAGCTGATCCTGCCGGGCGAGATCGCCCCGGCCCACCGCCACGCCCAGTGCGCCCTGCGCTTCGTCATGGAGGGCGGCGGCGCCTATACCTCGGTGGACGGCGAGAAGGCGGTGATGCAGCCCTTCGACCTGGTGCTGACGCCGGGCGGCCAGTGGCACGACCACGGCAATCCGACCGAGACGCCGATGATCTGGCTGGACGGTCTGGACATCCCCACCGTTCGCCACTTCGACGCCAGCTTCGCCGAGGGCTATTCGGAAGACCAGTTCCCCGAACAGGCCCCGGCCGGCGACAGCCTGAACCGCTATGGCCGCAACATGCGTCCGCTGAAGGGCCACACGGCGGATCGTCGTCCGGCGCATCAGCCCCTGTTCCACTATCCCTACGCCGAGTGGCGTCCGGCGCTGGACGCCATGGCCGAGAGCGGGGCCGAGATCGACCCGCATCTGGGTCATGCGCTGGAGTTCATGAACCCGATCAACGGCGGGCCGATCATGGCCACCATCTCGGCCCATGTCCGCCTGCTGCCGGAAGGCTTTGAGAGCAAGCCGCGCCGCTCGACCGACGGAACCATCTTCGTGGTGGTTGAAGGGACGGGCGAGGCGGTCATCGAGGGCGAGACCATCGCTCTGAAGCCGCGCGACATCGTGGTCGTGCCGTCGTGGAAATCGGTCGCCTTCAAGGCGTCCAGCCGACTGGTCCTGTTCGGATACTCCGACAAGGCCTGTCAGGAAAAACTGAACCTCTACAAGGAAGAGAACGCATGA
- a CDS encoding fumarylacetoacetate hydrolase family protein — translation MSLLFQPQAPVLAPTNTGDEFPVRRIFCVGRNYAAHAREMGRDPDREPPFFFTAWAETVVLDGATIAYPSKTENFHYEAELVVAIGKGGRNIAVEDALDHVWGYATGLDMTRRDLQLEARAQGRPWDTGKNVEQSSPLGLIHKAGEGFDPEHGKIELTVNGEVKQSADLADLIWPVADIVAYLSGLWEIQPGDLIYTGTPAGVGAVVPGDAMTVAIDGLTPLNIKVGPPAA, via the coding sequence ATGAGCCTGCTGTTCCAACCGCAAGCGCCCGTGCTTGCCCCGACCAACACCGGGGACGAATTCCCGGTCCGCCGCATCTTCTGCGTCGGCCGCAACTACGCCGCCCACGCCCGCGAAATGGGCCGCGACCCGGACCGCGAGCCGCCCTTCTTCTTCACAGCCTGGGCCGAGACCGTGGTGCTGGACGGGGCGACCATCGCCTATCCGTCCAAGACCGAGAACTTCCACTATGAGGCCGAGCTGGTCGTCGCCATCGGCAAGGGCGGTCGCAACATCGCCGTCGAGGACGCGCTGGATCACGTCTGGGGCTACGCCACCGGCCTCGACATGACGCGCCGCGACCTGCAGCTGGAAGCCCGCGCTCAGGGCCGCCCGTGGGACACCGGCAAGAACGTCGAGCAGTCGTCGCCGCTGGGCCTGATCCACAAGGCGGGCGAGGGCTTTGATCCCGAGCACGGCAAGATCGAGCTGACCGTCAACGGCGAGGTCAAGCAGTCGGCGGACCTGGCCGACCTGATCTGGCCGGTGGCGGACATCGTCGCCTACCTGTCGGGTCTGTGGGAGATCCAGCCCGGCGATCTGATCTACACCGGCACCCCCGCGGGCGTCGGCGCGGTGGTTCCTGGCGACGCCATGACGGTCGCCATCGACGGCCTGACCCCGCTCAACATCAAGGTCGGCCCGCCCGCCGCCTGA
- a CDS encoding MFS transporter, producing the protein MAAMGEGGGNAVIDRAKFGPLQFGVTALCFIIAMLDGFDTQSIAFVAPKIAEDWGLAPSAFGPIFAIGLLGLTVGAFTLSPAADKFGRKTVILISTFIFGLFALLTAFSTSMNELLIYRFITGVGLGAAMPNIIALTSEYGPARLRATLVTVMFCGFPLGSTIGGLISTWLIAHFDWHSVFVVGGVLPLLLLPVLWFMLPESVRFLVAKGAPEHKIAPIVKKIDADASVSEFIAGLKHEQSSAAKGFSVFQLFREGRTPVTLLLWVAFFMNLLVMYFLVNWLPTLLKGAGLPLSMAILSTATLNMGGVVGAIVLGRMIDKISPYVVLGSAYAASAAFIALLAFGGTNLTVLLVGAALSGFGVVGAQIGCNALTAAVYPTAIRATGVGWALGVGRIGAIVGPLVGGVLLAAGWTPQSLILLAVIPAVIASIAVFTLGGVRRRAGV; encoded by the coding sequence ATGGCAGCCATGGGTGAGGGGGGCGGCAACGCCGTCATCGACCGGGCCAAATTCGGCCCGCTACAGTTCGGCGTCACGGCGCTGTGCTTCATCATCGCCATGCTTGACGGCTTCGACACCCAGTCGATCGCCTTCGTCGCGCCCAAGATCGCCGAGGACTGGGGCCTGGCCCCGTCGGCGTTCGGCCCGATCTTCGCCATCGGCCTTCTGGGGCTGACGGTCGGCGCCTTCACCCTGAGCCCGGCGGCGGACAAGTTCGGCCGCAAGACGGTCATCCTGATCTCGACCTTCATCTTCGGCCTGTTCGCCCTGCTGACGGCCTTCTCGACCTCGATGAACGAGCTGCTGATCTACCGCTTCATCACCGGCGTCGGTCTGGGCGCCGCCATGCCCAACATCATCGCCCTGACCAGCGAATACGGCCCGGCCCGCCTGCGCGCGACCCTGGTGACGGTCATGTTCTGCGGCTTCCCCCTGGGCTCGACCATCGGCGGCCTGATCTCGACCTGGCTGATCGCCCACTTCGACTGGCACTCGGTCTTCGTCGTCGGCGGAGTCCTGCCGCTGCTGCTGCTGCCGGTGCTCTGGTTCATGCTGCCGGAATCGGTGCGCTTCCTGGTCGCCAAGGGCGCGCCGGAGCACAAGATCGCCCCCATCGTGAAGAAGATCGACGCTGACGCCTCGGTCAGCGAATTCATCGCCGGCCTGAAGCACGAGCAGTCGTCGGCGGCCAAGGGCTTCTCGGTCTTCCAGCTGTTCCGTGAGGGCCGCACGCCGGTGACCCTGCTGCTGTGGGTCGCCTTCTTCATGAACCTGCTGGTCATGTACTTCCTGGTGAACTGGCTGCCGACCCTGCTGAAGGGCGCCGGTCTGCCGCTCAGCATGGCCATCCTGTCGACCGCGACCCTGAACATGGGCGGCGTCGTCGGCGCCATCGTCCTGGGCCGGATGATCGACAAGATCAGCCCCTATGTCGTCCTGGGTTCGGCCTATGCCGCCTCGGCCGCCTTCATCGCCCTTCTGGCCTTCGGCGGCACCAACCTGACGGTTCTGCTGGTCGGCGCAGCCCTGTCCGGCTTCGGCGTCGTCGGCGCCCAGATCGGCTGCAACGCCCTGACGGCGGCCGTCTATCCGACCGCTATCCGCGCCACGGGCGTGGGCTGGGCCCTGGGCGTCGGCCGCATCGGCGCCATCGTCGGACCTCTGGTCGGCGGCGTGCTGCTGGCCGCCGGCTGGACGCCGCAGTCGCTGATCCTGCTGGCTGTCATCCCAGCCGTGATCGCCTCGATCGCGGTCTTCACCCTCGGCGGCGTGCGTCGTCGCGCCGGAGTCTGA
- the maiA gene encoding maleylacetoacetate isomerase → MILHGYFRSTASWRVRIALGLKGLEAVQVIHHLRKGEQRAPEYLALNPQGLLPSFVTDDGAVLTQSLAIIEYLDETSPEPSLLPADPVQRARVRAVAQAVACDIHPVQNLKVLQRLRDLGLGEEVVQAWAATVIEEGLDAVDKLLADQPGPFAFGDAPTLADLCIVPQLGNARRFGVEVRWPRLLAIEAACLELPAFQNAVPGKQLDAE, encoded by the coding sequence ATGATCCTGCACGGTTATTTCCGCTCCACGGCCTCCTGGCGGGTTCGTATCGCCCTGGGTCTCAAGGGACTGGAGGCCGTGCAGGTCATCCACCACCTGCGCAAGGGCGAGCAGCGGGCGCCGGAATACCTGGCGCTCAACCCGCAGGGGTTGCTGCCATCCTTCGTCACCGACGACGGCGCGGTCCTGACCCAGTCGCTGGCCATCATCGAATACCTCGACGAGACCTCGCCCGAGCCGTCGCTGCTGCCCGCCGATCCGGTGCAAAGGGCCAGGGTCCGCGCCGTGGCTCAGGCCGTCGCCTGCGACATCCACCCGGTTCAGAACCTCAAGGTGCTGCAACGCCTGCGCGACCTCGGTCTGGGCGAAGAAGTGGTTCAGGCCTGGGCCGCCACCGTCATCGAGGAAGGCCTCGACGCGGTCGACAAGCTGCTGGCCGACCAGCCGGGGCCCTTCGCCTTCGGCGATGCTCCGACCCTGGCCGACCTCTGCATCGTGCCGCAACTGGGCAACGCCCGTCGCTTCGGCGTCGAGGTGCGCTGGCCGCGCCTGCTGGCCATTGAAGCGGCCTGCCTCGAACTGCCCGCCTTCCAGAACGCGGTCCCGGGCAAACAGCTCGACGCCGAATAA
- a CDS encoding alginate export family protein, whose amino-acid sequence MSIAAAAAAALLSHATIPAPMPADAEAPIQTAPVAAPAAGPATAPAAPPPFKMINHDESYAYLADPAKRTSTWSKFKYVPVGGEGSPVWASFGGELRFRAEHRDNERFGRGLQDTGGDFQTRARLWGELNLGSSLRAFVDVQDARTSGLASGEPVIEENRTDLHQAFLEAKTGLGEGSLRVRAGRQEFGQGGFRLFDMREGANARVALDMVRVMYDSPTGWSGGAFAGYALREGKASWDDATNFDYRLYGATAAKTLGQGATAPKLELLYANTDRLVTPFYGQVAGRDDRDTLSVRLTGKVAPWDYEIKAVRQWGSFRDLDIDAWFFSAVGGRTFSGVKWSPRVAVRLDVGSGDKDPNDGKLNSFNPLFPQPAALRTDLGFANMVLLQPEVTVRPTPKLTLGANTAGLWRQSKDDGLYALSGMVLRGANEGQSSYVGWRTGVFARYALTPYVSLMGVANYTKAGDFLKETGTAEDQSYLGTFLTLRF is encoded by the coding sequence ATGAGTATCGCCGCTGCGGCCGCCGCCGCATTGCTTTCGCACGCCACTATACCCGCCCCCATGCCTGCGGACGCCGAGGCGCCGATCCAGACCGCGCCTGTTGCGGCTCCGGCCGCCGGGCCTGCCACGGCGCCGGCCGCGCCGCCGCCGTTCAAGATGATCAATCACGACGAGAGCTATGCCTACCTGGCCGATCCGGCCAAGCGCACCTCGACCTGGTCGAAGTTCAAATATGTCCCGGTCGGCGGCGAGGGCAGTCCCGTCTGGGCCAGCTTCGGCGGCGAACTGCGTTTCCGCGCCGAGCACCGCGACAACGAGCGCTTCGGCCGCGGCCTTCAGGACACCGGCGGCGACTTCCAGACCCGCGCCCGCCTGTGGGGCGAACTGAACCTGGGGTCTTCGCTGCGGGCCTTTGTCGACGTGCAGGACGCCCGCACCTCGGGTCTGGCCAGCGGCGAACCGGTGATCGAGGAAAACCGCACCGATCTGCATCAGGCCTTCCTTGAGGCCAAGACCGGTCTGGGCGAGGGCAGCTTGCGCGTCCGCGCCGGGCGTCAGGAGTTCGGTCAGGGCGGCTTCCGCCTGTTCGACATGCGCGAGGGCGCCAACGCCCGCGTGGCCCTGGACATGGTCCGGGTCATGTACGACAGCCCGACCGGTTGGAGCGGCGGCGCCTTCGCCGGCTACGCCCTGCGCGAAGGCAAGGCCTCGTGGGACGACGCCACCAACTTCGACTATCGCCTCTACGGCGCGACCGCTGCGAAGACGCTGGGGCAGGGGGCGACGGCGCCGAAGCTGGAGCTGCTCTACGCCAACACCGACCGGCTGGTGACGCCCTTCTATGGCCAGGTGGCGGGCCGCGACGACCGTGACACCCTGTCGGTGCGTCTGACCGGCAAGGTCGCGCCCTGGGACTATGAGATCAAGGCTGTTAGGCAGTGGGGCTCGTTCCGCGATCTCGACATCGACGCCTGGTTCTTCTCGGCGGTCGGCGGGCGCACCTTCTCGGGCGTCAAGTGGTCGCCGCGCGTCGCCGTGCGTCTGGACGTCGGCTCGGGCGACAAGGACCCCAACGACGGCAAGCTGAACAGCTTCAACCCCCTGTTCCCGCAACCGGCGGCCCTGCGCACGGATCTGGGCTTCGCCAACATGGTGCTGCTGCAGCCCGAGGTGACGGTGCGCCCGACGCCCAAGCTGACGCTCGGCGCCAACACCGCCGGCCTGTGGCGCCAGAGCAAGGACGACGGTCTCTACGCCCTGTCCGGCATGGTGCTGCGCGGCGCCAACGAGGGGCAGTCCTCCTATGTCGGCTGGCGCACCGGCGTCTTCGCCCGCTACGCCCTGACGCCCTATGTCTCGCTGATGGGCGTGGCCAACTACACCAAGGCCGGCGACTTCCTGAAGGAAACCGGCACGGCGGAGGACCAGTCCTATCTGGGGACCTTCCTGACCTTGCGCTTCTGA
- a CDS encoding aminopeptidase P family protein, with the protein MRQTFDETTDPSFGAKHLPLLRAEMAKQGLDGLLVPHEDEHQNEYLPDANERLAWVSGFTGSAGAGVVLKDRAAVFVDGRYTVQAKAQTDPALFERVELNKLAAWLEGVSAGSVIGYDPRLHSPDALATLRAAVEKAGATLKAVEPNPIDLAWGDARPAQPQAPVVPHDDRYTGENAASKRVRIGQAIKAKGADVAVLTSPSSLAWLFNIRGGDVIRTPLPLGQAVVKADGTASVFLDPAKVTNELPGWLGDAVTLETSEALPGALDALSGRKVMIDPAVSSAWYFDRLEAAGAAIVRGMDPCALPRAQKNDVEIEGSRQAHIRDGAALTRFLHWVDTVAQKTLPDERAVVEALEGFREATGMLKDLSFDTIAGVGPNGALPHYKPVGAKIRPMEAGSLLLVDGGGQYLDGTTDVTRTMAIGEGTADQRRMFTLVLKGHIAMAVIRFPAGTTGHQLDAVARQPLWNAGFDFDHGTGHGVGSYLGVHEGPQRIAPYVNTQPLLTGMILSNEPGYYREGEWGIRIETLQVVTAPTQVPGGERPMHGFEQLTLAPLDRRLIDVALLTADERAYVDAYHAEVLAKVGPLLAEGVQKDEAALEWLKAQTAPL; encoded by the coding sequence ATGCGCCAGACATTCGACGAAACCACCGATCCGTCCTTCGGGGCCAAGCACCTGCCTTTGCTCCGCGCCGAGATGGCCAAGCAGGGCCTCGACGGCCTGCTGGTCCCGCACGAGGACGAGCATCAGAACGAATACCTGCCCGACGCTAATGAGCGACTGGCGTGGGTCAGCGGCTTCACCGGCTCGGCCGGGGCGGGCGTGGTGTTGAAGGACCGCGCGGCGGTCTTCGTCGACGGCCGCTACACGGTACAGGCCAAGGCCCAGACCGATCCGGCCCTGTTCGAGCGCGTCGAACTGAACAAGCTGGCCGCCTGGCTGGAGGGCGTGAGCGCCGGTTCGGTCATCGGCTATGACCCACGCCTGCACAGCCCCGACGCCCTCGCCACTCTGCGCGCGGCGGTTGAGAAGGCCGGGGCGACGCTGAAAGCGGTCGAGCCCAACCCCATCGATCTGGCCTGGGGCGACGCCCGTCCGGCCCAGCCGCAGGCGCCGGTCGTGCCGCACGACGACCGCTATACCGGCGAGAACGCGGCGTCCAAGCGCGTCCGCATCGGTCAGGCCATCAAGGCAAAAGGCGCGGACGTGGCTGTGTTGACCTCGCCGTCGTCGCTGGCCTGGCTGTTCAACATTCGCGGCGGCGACGTGATCCGCACGCCCCTGCCGCTGGGACAGGCCGTGGTGAAGGCGGACGGGACGGCCAGCGTCTTCCTCGATCCGGCCAAGGTGACGAATGAGCTGCCCGGCTGGCTGGGCGACGCCGTGACGCTGGAGACGTCCGAGGCGCTGCCCGGCGCGCTGGACGCCCTGTCAGGGCGCAAGGTGATGATCGATCCGGCCGTGTCCTCGGCCTGGTATTTCGACCGGCTGGAAGCGGCGGGCGCGGCTATCGTTCGCGGCATGGACCCCTGCGCCCTGCCGCGCGCCCAGAAGAACGACGTCGAGATCGAGGGCAGCCGTCAGGCGCACATTCGCGACGGCGCGGCCCTGACCCGCTTCCTGCATTGGGTGGATACGGTCGCGCAGAAAACCCTGCCCGACGAGCGGGCGGTGGTCGAGGCGCTGGAGGGCTTCCGCGAGGCGACGGGGATGCTGAAGGATCTGTCCTTCGACACCATCGCCGGGGTCGGGCCGAACGGCGCCCTGCCGCACTACAAGCCGGTCGGCGCCAAGATCCGGCCGATGGAGGCGGGTTCGCTTCTGCTGGTGGACGGCGGCGGTCAGTATCTGGACGGGACCACGGACGTGACCCGCACCATGGCCATCGGCGAGGGCACGGCGGATCAGCGCCGGATGTTCACCCTGGTCCTGAAGGGCCATATCGCCATGGCGGTGATCCGTTTCCCCGCCGGGACGACGGGCCACCAACTGGACGCCGTGGCGCGCCAGCCCCTGTGGAACGCCGGCTTCGACTTTGACCATGGCACCGGCCATGGCGTCGGGTCGTATCTGGGCGTGCATGAGGGGCCGCAGCGCATCGCGCCCTATGTCAACACCCAGCCGTTGCTGACCGGCATGATCCTGTCGAACGAGCCGGGCTATTACCGTGAAGGCGAGTGGGGCATCCGCATCGAGACGCTGCAGGTCGTCACGGCCCCGACGCAGGTTCCGGGCGGCGAGCGGCCGATGCACGGCTTCGAGCAGCTGACCCTGGCGCCGCTGGATCGTCGTCTGATTGATGTGGCTCTGCTGACCGCCGACGAGCGCGCCTATGTGGACGCCTATCACGCCGAGGTTCTGGCCAAGGTCGGGCCTCTGCTGGCTGAGGGGGTACAGAAGGACGAGGCGGCGCTGGAATGGCTGAAGGCGCAGACGGCGCCGCTGTAG
- a CDS encoding CidA/LrgA family protein, translating to MIGAIALLLVCHLAGEVIHRLTGLPLPGSVIGMVLLLAWLAFVPRERLTLTQVTGWLTAHLSIMFVPAAVGVMEEGAILSRYGLGIVVAVVVSTLLTLAVTALVFRAVAGRDEPEPEAEESAS from the coding sequence ATGATCGGCGCCATCGCCCTGTTGCTCGTCTGCCACTTGGCGGGCGAGGTGATCCACCGGCTGACGGGCCTGCCCCTGCCGGGGTCGGTGATCGGCATGGTGCTGCTGCTGGCGTGGCTGGCCTTTGTGCCGAGAGAGCGGCTGACGCTGACGCAGGTGACGGGCTGGCTGACGGCGCATCTGTCGATCATGTTCGTCCCTGCCGCCGTGGGCGTGATGGAGGAGGGGGCGATCCTGTCGCGCTATGGCCTCGGCATCGTCGTGGCGGTGGTGGTTTCGACCCTGCTGACCTTGGCGGTGACGGCTCTGGTGTTCCGCGCCGTGGCGGGGCGGGATGAGCCTGAGCCGGAAGCTGAGGAGAGCGCGTCGTGA
- a CDS encoding LrgB family protein yields MSDLIATPLLWLAVTLVVFEAADTLSRRSRRHPLCHPVLLATPVLIGVLLATKTPYATYAEATQVLGFLLGPAVVGLAVPIWAQRATIRRLAKPLTCALLAGAVTAIVSAVGIVWLFGAPAEIMASIAPRATTTPVGMAVASQLGGIPALAAVIVLMSGVFGAMTATPLLNLLKIRDWRARGFAVGVSAHGFGAARAFQVDQTAGAFASLGMALNAVATATILSIVASLI; encoded by the coding sequence GTGAGCGATCTGATCGCGACGCCGCTGCTCTGGCTGGCGGTGACGCTGGTGGTGTTCGAGGCGGCCGACACCCTGTCGCGGCGCAGCAGGCGTCATCCGCTGTGCCATCCGGTGCTGCTGGCGACGCCGGTGCTGATCGGGGTGCTGCTGGCGACGAAGACGCCCTATGCCACCTATGCCGAGGCGACGCAGGTATTGGGCTTTCTGCTGGGACCGGCGGTGGTGGGGCTGGCCGTGCCCATCTGGGCGCAGCGGGCGACGATCCGGCGTCTGGCAAAACCTCTGACCTGCGCCCTTCTGGCCGGGGCCGTGACGGCCATCGTCAGCGCCGTGGGCATTGTCTGGCTGTTCGGCGCGCCGGCTGAGATCATGGCCTCTATCGCCCCGCGCGCCACGACTACGCCGGTGGGGATGGCGGTGGCTTCGCAGCTGGGCGGCATACCGGCCCTGGCGGCGGTGATCGTGCTGATGTCGGGGGTGTTCGGGGCGATGACGGCGACGCCGTTGCTGAACCTGCTGAAGATCAGGGACTGGCGGGCGCGGGGCTTTGCAGTCGGGGTGTCGGCGCACGGCTTTGGCGCGGCGCGGGCCTTTCAGGTGGACCAGACGGCGGGCGCCTTCGCCAGTCTGGGCATGGCGCTGAATGCAGTAGCGACGGCGACCATCCTGTCCATCGTGGCCAGTCTGATCTGA